Proteins from one Flavobacterium branchiarum genomic window:
- a CDS encoding sulfite exporter TauE/SafE family protein: protein MTVLTFTLIMLFGAFLAGFIGSLSGLGGGIIIIPLLTVVLGVDIHYAIGAALVSVIATSSGSAAAYVKEGITNMRLGIFLEIATTIGAVGGALLSTIAPTSFIAVLFGLTLIFSAINSLRKKEEHIVLESSPLAKKLKLEGTYPTHDGEVVSYGTKNVVGGFSMMGVAGMMSGLLGIGSGAFKVIAMDNIMRIPFKVSTTTSNFMMGVTAMASSVIYIQKGYIEPGICMPVVIGVLFGAMAGAKLLVKTNPKKLRIFFACLIFVLAINMIYNGLNGKI, encoded by the coding sequence ATGACAGTACTTACATTTACTTTAATTATGCTTTTTGGTGCTTTTTTAGCCGGTTTCATAGGTTCATTATCAGGTTTAGGAGGCGGAATAATCATTATACCTTTATTAACCGTTGTTCTAGGAGTTGATATTCATTATGCAATTGGAGCAGCCTTAGTATCAGTTATTGCGACTTCATCAGGCTCAGCTGCAGCATATGTAAAAGAAGGAATTACCAATATGCGTTTGGGAATTTTTCTTGAGATAGCCACTACTATCGGCGCTGTTGGTGGGGCATTACTTTCTACAATTGCACCAACGTCTTTTATAGCTGTTTTATTCGGACTCACATTAATTTTTTCAGCTATTAATTCATTACGAAAAAAAGAAGAACATATTGTTTTAGAGTCAAGTCCATTGGCCAAAAAACTTAAATTGGAAGGAACTTATCCTACTCATGATGGTGAAGTAGTGAGTTATGGAACAAAAAATGTTGTAGGTGGTTTTAGTATGATGGGAGTTGCAGGAATGATGTCTGGATTACTAGGAATAGGTTCTGGAGCTTTTAAAGTAATTGCAATGGATAATATCATGCGAATTCCGTTTAAGGTTTCTACCACAACTAGTAATTTTATGATGGGAGTTACAGCAATGGCAAGTTCTGTAATTTATATTCAGAAAGGATATATCGAGCCAGGAATATGTATGCCCGTAGTTATTGGTGTTTTATTTGGTGCGATGGCAGGAGCAAAATTATTAGTTAAAACAAATCCTAAAAAGCTTCGAATCTTTTTTGCCTGTCTTATTTTTGTACTTGCAATCAACATGATTTATAATGGACTTAATGGAAAAATCTAA
- a CDS encoding DUF4328 domain-containing protein: MDELRPNGQRAKNAILLVSIVLAINVVALISNFLQYNLLHNVANGGFITPDEANANDSTQQIITIIYVIFFFISGVTFIQWFRRAYYNLHLRVENLSHGEGWAAGSWFVPIMCLYRPLQIMKELYNVTDFYLSKKGIKIDANFTTKALTLWWTLWIVNNILGQVIYRYTADATSVDQLTTSTILNIIDKIIEIPLALVTIKVIKDYSKIEPLLIEADNIQ, from the coding sequence ATGGACGAATTAAGACCTAACGGACAAAGGGCAAAAAATGCAATTCTATTAGTATCAATTGTTTTAGCAATTAATGTTGTTGCATTAATTTCAAACTTCTTACAATACAATTTACTTCATAATGTTGCTAATGGAGGTTTTATAACTCCAGATGAAGCAAATGCAAATGACAGCACGCAACAAATAATTACGATCATTTACGTGATTTTTTTCTTTATATCAGGAGTTACTTTTATACAATGGTTCAGACGAGCTTATTATAATCTTCATCTAAGAGTTGAAAATTTGTCGCATGGAGAAGGATGGGCTGCTGGATCTTGGTTTGTTCCAATTATGTGTCTATACAGACCATTACAAATAATGAAAGAACTATATAATGTTACCGATTTTTACTTATCAAAAAAAGGAATAAAAATTGATGCAAATTTTACAACTAAAGCATTGACTCTATGGTGGACACTTTGGATTGTTAACAACATCTTGGGGCAAGTCATCTATAGATATACTGCTGATGCTACATCTGTAGATCAATTAACGACAAGTACAATTCTGAATATTATTGATAAGATTATTGAAATTCCACTAGCCTTAGTAACTATAAAAGTCATCAAAGACTATTCTAAAATTGAGCCATTATTAATTGAAGCTGATAACATTCAATAA
- a CDS encoding response regulator transcription factor has protein sequence MNVLLIEDDKRISEFIVKGLEENNFTVHLAETGEIARDLLQENTWDIILMDIMLPGIDGIQLTKLMRFKKIHTPILMLSALSNTDDKVNALDSGADDYLVKPFHFQELISRVNALTRRTKFNYNKVETLYTCGSLTINPEEHKVTENNSPIDLSPREYKLLLFLLENRNKVMSRTQILNAVWGINYDNNTNVVDVYISYLRNKIEQNHKFIHTIKGTGYMIKE, from the coding sequence ATGAATGTTTTACTCATTGAGGACGATAAACGCATAAGCGAATTTATTGTAAAAGGTTTAGAAGAAAACAATTTTACAGTGCATTTGGCCGAAACTGGTGAGATTGCCAGAGACTTACTTCAAGAAAACACTTGGGATATTATCCTAATGGATATTATGCTTCCTGGTATTGATGGCATTCAATTAACGAAACTAATGCGTTTCAAAAAAATTCACACTCCAATATTAATGCTTAGTGCACTTAGTAATACTGATGATAAGGTAAATGCTCTAGATTCTGGAGCCGATGATTATCTAGTGAAGCCGTTTCATTTTCAGGAATTAATTTCTAGAGTTAACGCACTAACCCGAAGGACTAAATTTAATTATAACAAAGTCGAAACACTATATACCTGCGGGAGCTTAACCATAAACCCCGAAGAACACAAAGTTACCGAGAACAACTCCCCTATTGATTTATCACCAAGAGAGTATAAACTCCTATTGTTTTTACTTGAAAATAGAAACAAAGTCATGTCTAGAACTCAAATCTTAAATGCCGTTTGGGGAATTAATTATGATAACAACACCAATGTAGTCGATGTTTACATTTCTTACTTAAGAAACAAAATTGAACAAAACCATAAATTTATCCATACTATAAAAGGAACTGGATATATGATCAAAGAATAG
- a CDS encoding VOC family protein: MVKFGYTILYVSDVSKSISFYEDAFGFTRKFITPENDYGELITGETTIAFASKELANSNLKEGFIESDLTNKPFASELGFITDNVDEVLVKAKKAGATILQEAKQKPWGQTVAYIRDIDGFLIEICTPMG, encoded by the coding sequence ATGGTAAAATTCGGCTACACAATCTTATACGTTAGTGATGTAAGTAAATCAATTTCATTTTATGAAGATGCATTTGGCTTTACAAGGAAATTCATAACTCCCGAAAACGATTACGGAGAACTTATTACAGGTGAAACTACAATTGCATTTGCATCAAAAGAACTTGCAAATTCAAACTTAAAAGAAGGTTTTATCGAAAGTGATTTAACCAATAAACCTTTTGCTTCCGAGTTAGGTTTTATAACCGACAATGTAGATGAAGTACTTGTAAAAGCAAAAAAAGCTGGAGCAACTATTTTACAAGAAGCAAAACAAAAACCTTGGGGACAAACTGTTGCCTATATAAGAGATATTGATGGCTTTTTAATTGAGATTTGTACTCCAATGGGTTAA
- a CDS encoding TQO small subunit DoxD, whose amino-acid sequence MKNIHMNQPYTVAGLFTLSIRLVIGWTYFSAFWRRLILENKLIQDEAGYIGEKFNHFLPNALGIKPIIEYLVTNPEALWWSMVSFTIIEAIVGLLIMLGLFTRLMSFGVFSLAMGILLGSGWIGTTCLDEWQIGVLGIACGFTLFLSGSGSYSLDNYFMNKNYAFTKTKWFSWIGSGPLNIPNLKPIVLIGSLLILALTLFTNQYFHGGVFGKLHNKSVKPKVEISDATIKNDSLQFQIYRTEGVDVYGSFLIGIQLKDQQGKIIIDLKGEDLAKFPKDAIANKYVTKVKPGRHSLIIPLGAKAILSFDLTNKQLQKNTSYIITLTDISGTEWTSTVTK is encoded by the coding sequence ATGAAAAACATTCATATGAATCAGCCCTATACTGTGGCTGGTCTTTTTACGCTTTCTATTAGGCTGGTTATTGGTTGGACATACTTTTCGGCTTTTTGGAGAAGACTTATTCTCGAAAACAAATTAATTCAAGATGAGGCAGGATATATTGGTGAAAAATTCAATCATTTCCTTCCGAACGCATTAGGAATTAAACCTATAATCGAATACTTAGTAACTAATCCCGAAGCGCTGTGGTGGTCTATGGTCAGTTTCACCATCATCGAAGCTATTGTAGGTTTACTCATTATGCTTGGGCTCTTTACACGATTGATGAGTTTTGGAGTATTTAGTTTGGCTATGGGAATTTTATTAGGCTCTGGTTGGATTGGGACTACTTGCTTAGATGAATGGCAAATTGGTGTATTGGGTATTGCTTGTGGATTTACCCTATTCTTAAGCGGAAGCGGTTCTTATTCACTCGACAATTACTTCATGAATAAAAACTATGCATTTACTAAAACAAAATGGTTTTCATGGATAGGTTCTGGTCCGTTAAACATTCCTAATCTTAAACCAATTGTTCTAATAGGTTCATTACTGATATTGGCACTTACCTTATTTACCAATCAGTATTTCCATGGTGGTGTATTTGGAAAATTACACAACAAATCGGTAAAGCCTAAAGTAGAAATTAGTGATGCAACTATAAAAAATGATTCGTTACAATTTCAAATATATCGTACTGAAGGCGTAGATGTATATGGATCATTCTTAATCGGAATTCAATTAAAAGACCAACAAGGAAAAATCATTATCGATTTAAAAGGCGAAGATTTAGCTAAGTTTCCAAAGGATGCTATAGCAAACAAATATGTTACTAAAGTAAAACCTGGTAGACATAGTTTGATAATTCCGCTTGGAGCAAAAGCAATTCTTAGTTTTGATTTGACAAATAAGCAACTACAAAAAAACACTAGCTATATTATAACCCTTACCGATATTAGCGGTACAGAATGGACAAGTACTGTTACAAAATAA
- a CDS encoding RDD family protein translates to MAEKYPTILERTKSTFIDTLLLIACMYLFTDILTNFSNVPNWVKIILFASLLMYEPICTAFGATIGNHKNRIRVRKISDTSKRLNIFQSTIRYFFKIILGWISFIGILMNSKNRAIHDLLSGSVMIKVD, encoded by the coding sequence ATGGCCGAAAAGTACCCTACTATCCTAGAGAGAACTAAATCTACATTTATAGATACCCTATTACTTATAGCTTGTATGTATCTTTTTACTGATATACTTACTAATTTTAGTAATGTGCCTAATTGGGTTAAAATTATATTGTTTGCATCATTGCTCATGTATGAGCCAATCTGCACAGCATTTGGCGCCACAATAGGAAATCATAAAAATAGAATCAGAGTCAGAAAAATATCAGATACTTCAAAGCGTCTGAATATATTTCAATCAACAATCAGGTATTTTTTTAAGATTATTTTGGGCTGGATTTCATTTATTGGCATACTAATGAACTCAAAAAATCGCGCAATACACGATTTACTTTCAGGAAGTGTAATGATAAAAGTTGATTAG
- a CDS encoding DUF1634 domain-containing protein, with protein MTHEKFGEKDFQSIIGNLLRYGVWISLSVAFIGGIIYLMNHGGDIEDYSVFKENDRNIFEVITAICNGVIKGNGESIIFFGVILLFLTPVLRVILSLFSFLLEKDYMYVVITLIVIFIILVSVSLGFSH; from the coding sequence ATGACACACGAAAAATTTGGAGAAAAAGATTTTCAATCTATTATAGGGAATTTATTGCGCTACGGAGTATGGATTTCATTATCTGTAGCTTTCATTGGCGGAATTATTTATTTGATGAATCATGGTGGCGATATCGAAGATTATTCGGTATTTAAAGAAAACGATAGAAACATATTCGAAGTAATAACAGCTATTTGTAACGGAGTTATTAAAGGAAATGGGGAATCAATCATATTTTTTGGTGTGATATTACTGTTTCTTACACCTGTATTACGTGTAATATTGTCGTTGTTTTCTTTTTTACTAGAGAAAGATTATATGTATGTAGTAATTACTCTAATTGTAATTTTTATTATTCTGGTAAGTGTTTCATTAGGTTTTTCTCATTGA